In the Chrysiogenia bacterium genome, AGAGACCTGGGCGCTCATTACCTGGCTCACCTACGCCGCCTACATCCACATGCGCATGGCGCGCGGGTGGAGCGGTCGCAAGGCCAGCTCGCTGGCCATTGCCGGATTTGGTGTTGTGATCTTCACCTACCTGGGGGTAAACCTCTTCCTGTCCGGGCTCCACTCCTACGGCAGCCCCGGCTGAGGTAACCCATGCGAAAAGCCCCCGGGGCGAAGGGCTCGCGTCGCTGGCAGGATGCGGAGTTCATCCTTGCCGCCAGCGCGCCCGCCCACTGGCCAAAGCACAAGGCCGCCGAAGTCGCCTTCGCAGGCCGCTCCAATGTCGGCAAGAGCTCGCTGCTCAACGCCCTCGTAGGGCGCAAGGCGCTGGCGCGCGTTTCCGGCACGCCCGGCCGCACGCGCCAGATCGTCTTCTTCGAACTCTCCGCCAAGCTCTGCCTGGTTGA is a window encoding:
- the ccsA gene encoding cytochrome c biogenesis protein CcsA, which encodes ETWALITWLTYAAYIHMRMARGWSGRKASSLAIAGFGVVIFTYLGVNLFLSGLHSYGSPG